A genome region from Streptomyces antimycoticus includes the following:
- a CDS encoding cation diffusion facilitator family transporter, producing MGAHAHGPDEGHGGAGHGGHAHGVAENADRRWLSLALALISGFMAVEVVVGIIARSVALLSDAAHMLTDAASIVLALIAIRLSARPARGGYTYGLKRSEILSAQANGLSLLLLGAYLGYESVGRLIDPPEVTGGLVLVTALAGVAVNLAAAWCMSKANRSSLNVEGAFQHVLNDLYAFIATAVAGLVVVTTGFARADAIAGLLVVVLMIKAGVELLRASGRVLLEAAPAGVEPDEVGGRLVAHGQVAEVHDLHVWQITSGEVSLSAHVLVAAGGDCHAVREDLEAVLSGEYGITHTTLQVDHLEDPAARGREDGEHCPTAHGPVHRAASYGH from the coding sequence GTGGGAGCTCATGCGCACGGACCCGACGAGGGGCACGGCGGAGCTGGGCACGGCGGCCACGCCCACGGGGTGGCGGAGAACGCCGACCGCCGGTGGCTGTCCCTCGCCCTCGCGCTGATCAGCGGCTTCATGGCGGTCGAGGTCGTCGTCGGGATCATCGCCCGCTCCGTGGCGCTGCTGTCCGACGCGGCCCATATGCTCACCGACGCCGCCTCGATCGTTCTCGCGCTCATCGCGATCCGGCTCTCGGCGCGCCCCGCACGTGGCGGATACACCTATGGGCTCAAGCGGTCGGAAATCCTTTCCGCCCAGGCCAATGGGCTTTCTCTGCTGCTGCTCGGCGCCTATCTCGGCTATGAGAGCGTGGGGCGGCTGATCGATCCGCCCGAGGTGACCGGCGGTCTGGTGCTGGTCACCGCGCTGGCCGGGGTGGCGGTGAATCTCGCGGCCGCCTGGTGCATGTCGAAGGCCAACCGCTCCTCGCTCAATGTCGAGGGCGCCTTCCAGCATGTGCTCAACGATCTCTACGCCTTCATCGCCACCGCCGTCGCCGGACTGGTGGTGGTGACGACGGGCTTCGCCCGCGCCGACGCGATCGCCGGTCTGCTGGTGGTCGTCCTCATGATCAAGGCGGGTGTGGAGCTGCTGCGGGCGTCCGGCCGGGTGCTGCTGGAGGCCGCCCCGGCCGGGGTCGAACCCGATGAGGTGGGCGGTCGTCTCGTCGCCCATGGACAGGTGGCCGAGGTGCACGATCTGCATGTCTGGCAGATCACCTCGGGCGAGGTCTCGCTCTCCGCCCATGTCCTGGTCGCGGCGGGCGGCGACTGCCATGCGGTCCGGGAGGACCTGGAGGCGGTGCTGAGCGGTGAGTACGGGATCACCCACACCACGCTTCAGGTCGACCATCTGGAGGACCCCGCCGCGCGGGGACGGGAGGACGGGGAGCACTGTCCGACCGCCCACGGTCCGGTGCACCGGGCGGCGTCGTACGGCCACTGA
- a CDS encoding cation transporting ATPase C-terminal domain-containing protein has protein sequence MNLLTDMLPALAVALARSREQKSGEDPLVGGPASALFGSDLGRILAVRGSATALGAAAAWQCGRMTGRARRASTMGLAALVGTQLGQTFMTDWHSPLVLATSVASAATLFAIVETPVVSHFFGCTPLGPMAWSVVGTCSAAATLGAAVAPRLLFPRRAPLAV, from the coding sequence GTGAATCTGCTCACCGACATGCTGCCCGCCTTGGCGGTGGCCCTCGCCCGGTCCCGTGAGCAGAAGTCGGGTGAGGACCCTCTGGTGGGCGGCCCTGCCTCCGCGCTGTTCGGCTCCGATCTGGGGCGCATCCTCGCGGTGCGCGGCAGTGCCACCGCGCTGGGCGCCGCCGCGGCCTGGCAGTGCGGGCGGATGACGGGCCGGGCCAGGCGGGCGAGCACCATGGGGCTCGCGGCGCTGGTCGGCACCCAGCTGGGCCAGACGTTCATGACCGACTGGCACAGCCCCCTGGTACTGGCCACCAGCGTCGCCTCGGCGGCCACGCTGTTCGCCATCGTGGAGACCCCGGTGGTCAGCCACTTCTTCGGGTGTACGCCCCTGGGCCCGATGGCCTGGTCGGTCGTCGGCACGTGCTCGGCCGCCGCCACTTTGGGGGCGGCCGTCGCGCCACGGCTGCTCTTCCCCCGGCGGGCGCCGCTCGCGGTCTGA